Proteins encoded within one genomic window of Argiope bruennichi chromosome 7, qqArgBrue1.1, whole genome shotgun sequence:
- the LOC129975837 gene encoding gastrula zinc finger protein XlCGF7.1-like, which yields MMCSEASPHEAILQKHLLAHTKERPYICETCNRSFTLEENLKRHYITHTNERPYTCDTCSKTFSSQRNLTSHLLTHTKEKPYPCESCDKAFSKMSFLKRHLLVHTKERPYICHICDCSYTRNAHLKNHIATHTKERPYICDICSKGFSDQCGLRHHLRTHQKEKPFVCDICNRSFLQNAFLKRHLLTHTKERPFACDVCSKTFSDRSTLRNHLVTHTKEKPYSCDLCNKAFPRLTSLKNHLLTHTKERPYVCDTCNSSFTQNAHLKKHLLQHTKEK from the coding sequence ATGATGTGTAGCGAAGCGTCTCCTCATGAGGCAATTTTACAGAAACATTTACTGGCCCATACGAAAGAGAGACCGTATATTTGTGAAACCTGCAATCGCTCATTTACTCTGGAGGAAAATTTAAAGAGGCATTATATCACTCATACGAATGAAAGACCGTATACTTGTGATACATGTTCTAAGACATTTTCTAGTCAGAGAAATTTGACGAGTCATTTACTGACGCACACGAAAGAGAAACCATATCCCTGCGAGTCATGTGATAAGGCGTTTTCCAAGATGTCATttttaaagagacatttattGGTGCACACGAAAGAGAGACCTTATATTTGTCACATCTGTGATTGCTCGTACACTCGGAATGCACATTTAAAGAACCATATAGCTACTCATACGAAGGAGAGACCGTATATATGTGATATATGTTCTAAGGGATTTTCTGATCAGTGTGGTTTAAGGCATCATTTAAGGACGCATCAGAAAGAGAAACCATTTGTTTGTGACATCTGCAATCGCTCGTTTCTtcagaatgcatttttaaagaggCATCTATTGACTCATACGAAGGAGAGACCGTTTGCTTGTGATGTATGTTCTAAAACATTTTCTGATCGGAGCACTTTAAGGAATCATTTAgtgacgcatacgaaagagaaaccatatTCCTGCGATTTGTGCAATAAAGCGTTTCCCCGGTTGACAAGTTTAAAGAATCATTTGCTGACGCATACGAAGGAGAGACCTTATGTTTGTGACACCTGTAATAGTTCGTTCACTCAGAATGcacatttaaagaaacatttattgcAGCATACGAAAGAGAAATAG